The following proteins are co-located in the Vigna unguiculata cultivar IT97K-499-35 chromosome 9, ASM411807v1, whole genome shotgun sequence genome:
- the LOC114196165 gene encoding uncharacterized protein LOC114196165 codes for MATEIKNTMMRVKSSGQDVSSKPKIDSLALKKKIMSSSKHPLVSKMKSVTTVTKSEVKSKPITPSSASSKTITTSSTSSKTIRKTTTSKVREKKVYSLPGQKHDPPEQKEPLRIFYESLSKQIPTSEMAEFWLMEHGLLSPDKAKKAFEKKQRKQKELRTGTPVKISKPPTKTATSQKQQQQQISKNGDIKAKKRIVNESDDDDDFILSHKRRKW; via the exons ATGGCTACAGAGATCAAAAACACTATGATGAGGGTGAAATCGAGTGGCCAAGATGTTTCTTCCAAGCCAAAGATTGATTCTTTAGCTCTCAAGAAGAAGATTATGAGCTCAAGCAAACACCCACTTGTTTCTAAGATGAAGTCTGTCACCACTGTCACAAAATCTGAG GTTAAATCAAAACCGATAACACCATCATCAGCATCATCGAAAACAATAACAACATCATCAACATCGTCGAAAACAATAAGAAAGACAACTACTTCGAAAGTGAGAGAAAAGAAAGTCTACAGTCTGCCTGGCCAGAAACATGATCCTCCAGAACAG AAAGAACCCCTGAGAATCTTTTATGAATCATTGTCAAAACAGATACCAACAAGTGAAATGGCCGAATTTTG GTTAATGGAACACGGGTTGCTATCTCCTGATAAAGCTAAGAAAGCATTTGAGAAGAAACAGAGGAAGCAAAAGGAACTCCGAACAGGAACTCCTGTGAAGATATCGAAGCCACCAACCAAGACTGCAACATCAcagaaacaacaacaacagcagATATCAAAGAATGGAGACATAAAAGCCAAGAAAAGAATTGTGAATGAGAGTGATGATGACGACGATTTCATTTTAAgtcataaaagaagaaaatggtaG
- the LOC114195868 gene encoding dehydration-responsive element-binding protein 3, giving the protein MRVSAEKTMSLETEAGRESKKIKRIRDSSKHPVYRGVRMRNWGKWVSEIREPRKKSRIWLGTFPTPEMAARAHDVAALSIKGSAAILNFPHLANSLPRPASLAARDVQAAAAKAAHMEPSSLSSLVSAMDLSSASDELTEIVELPSLESTDDGCVELEKEFVFVDSVDTWMYQPPPFDFDAERDIALEGLVWNY; this is encoded by the coding sequence ATGAGGGTTTCAGCGGAGAAGACGATGTCGTTGGAGACCGAGGCGGGGCGAGAGAGCAAGAAGATAAAGCGCATTCGCGACTCGAGCAAGCACCCGGTGTACCGCGGCGTGCGGATGCGGAACTGGGGGAAGTGGGTGTCGGAAATCCGCGAGCCGCGGAAGAAGTCGCGGATATGGCTAGGCACATTCCCGACGCCGGAGATGGCGGCGAGGGCGCACGACGTGGCCGCCCTCAGCATCAAGGGCTCCGCCGCCATTCTGAACTTCCCCCACCTGGCGAACTCCCTCCCACGCCCGGCCTCCCTGGCGGCGCGCGACGTCCAGGCGGCGGCGGCGAAGGCGGCGCACATGGAGCCGTCCTCGCTCTCGTCCTTGGTGTCAGCAATGGACCTGTCCTCTGCCTCAGACGAGTTGACTGAGATAGTTGAACTCCCGTCCCTGGAAAGCACCGACGATGGGTGTGTGGAGTTGGAGAAGGAGTTCGTTTTCGTGGACTCGGTGGACACGTGGATGTACCAGCCACCACCCTTTGATTTTGACGCGGAACGGGACATTGCCTTGGAGGGTCTGGTGTGGAATTACTAG